A genomic segment from Coleofasciculus sp. FACHB-T130 encodes:
- a CDS encoding tetratricopeptide repeat protein, with protein MHYRLRYLSFTTATLLLSVTFPLLPLTSNFEPLVVQAQTTQDRNAKAKRLNEEGLQQLDRGQFQEGLEKFQQALAINREIGDRKGEGVSLNNIGLAYNNLDRYPKALEFYQQALAIFMESRDKAEEGNTRSNIGLVYRKLSQYPKALEFYQQALAIRREIDDKAGIGTTLNNMGAVYNSLGEYPKALEFYNQALDIRRKIGDKRGEGTTLGNIGGVYKQLGQYPKALEFFSQALGITREVSNKAGEGVNLSNIGTVYSDLGQYPKALEFFSQALAIFSKIGAKAWQGNTLNTMGLVYNNLGQYPKALEFYQQALAIRQEIGDKAGEGGTLNNIGGVHTNLGQYSKALEFFNQALAIRQEIGDKPGKGVTLNNIGAVYVELGQYIKALEFYQQALAIRKEVGDEAGEGITLSNIGLVYAKLGQYPKALEFYQQALAIGKEIGDKAGQGVTLNNIGLVYDNLGQYEKALEFYQQALAIGKEIGDKAGEANTLSNIGIVHRKLNQYPKALEFYQQALAIRTKIGDKAGEGTTLDNMGGVYYKRGQYEKALEFYQQALAIRRDVGDKAGEGTTLNNIGAVYYDQKQYPKALEFYQQALSIVKEIGDKPGEGLTLNNIGLLLEEQKQPELAIAFLKQSVNVTEAIRKDLRSLPKEQQQSYTETVAATYRRLADLLLKENRVLEAQRVLDLLKVQELDDYLRTVQGNENTKPGVEYLPLEERLLSEYNTELASVVQIGKELQKLQKIPASDRTPEQEQRRRQIETAQRATTRKFLDFIGSPQIVALVGQLNQTTGGENLSPQMLVGLQDNLKKLAQDAVLLYPLILEDRLELVLITPYAPPIHQTVPVKREELNRTIVDFRSALKNPNANAKEPAQKLYNWLIQPIEAALKEANAQTIIYAPDGQLRYIPLAALYDGNQWLVQKYRVNNITALSLIEWDKKPQAPKILAGAFSQGNYSFQVGDRNFNFGGLRFAGKEVENLVAMLPSTTGLLNRDFSEKEILARISDYSILHFATHAAFVTGKPEDSFILFGNGDRANFRDVETWPLKNTDLVVLSACETGVGGQLGDGKEILGFGYLMQKAGARAAIASLWTVDDGGTQALMNAFYTALENGNTPKAESLRQAQIALITGDYTALGQERGIFVVERIRDIPGNVSDRLSHPYYWAPFILIGNGL; from the coding sequence ATGCACTACCGTCTTAGATACCTCAGCTTTACTACTGCGACTCTACTACTTTCGGTAACATTTCCCCTTTTACCGCTTACCTCAAACTTTGAGCCGCTGGTAGTTCAGGCACAAACGACCCAAGATAGAAATGCTAAGGCGAAGCGGCTGAACGAAGAGGGACTTCAGCAATTAGACAGGGGACAATTTCAAGAAGGCTTAGAGAAATTCCAGCAGGCTTTAGCGATTAATCGAGAAATTGGCGATCGCAAAGGCGAGGGAGTCAGCCTCAACAACATTGGGCTAGCTTACAATAACTTGGATCGATATCCCAAAGCTTTAGAGTTTTATCAACAAGCTTTAGCGATTTTTATGGAAAGTCGGGACAAGGCGGAGGAAGGTAACACTCGCAGTAACATCGGGTTAGTTTACCGCAAACTGAGTCAGTACCCCAAAGCCCTAGAGTTTTATCAGCAAGCCTTAGCCATTCGCAGAGAAATTGATGACAAGGCAGGGATAGGGACAACCCTTAACAATATGGGGGCAGTTTACAACAGCCTTGGAGAGTACCCCAAAGCCCTAGAGTTCTATAACCAAGCCTTAGATATTCGTAGAAAAATTGGCGATAAGAGGGGGGAAGGGACAACCCTCGGTAACATTGGGGGAGTTTACAAGCAGTTGGGACAGTACCCGAAAGCCTTAGAGTTTTTTAGCCAAGCTTTAGGCATTACTAGAGAAGTTAGCAACAAAGCGGGGGAAGGGGTAAACCTCAGTAACATTGGGACAGTTTACTCCGACCTGGGACAGTACCCGAAAGCCTTAGAGTTCTTTAGCCAAGCTTTAGCTATCTTCAGTAAAATCGGTGCCAAGGCGTGGCAAGGAAACACCCTCAATACGATGGGATTAGTTTACAACAACCTGGGGCAGTACCCAAAAGCTTTGGAGTTCTATCAACAAGCTTTAGCCATTCGTCAAGAAATTGGTGATAAGGCGGGTGAAGGAGGCACTCTCAACAATATTGGGGGAGTTCACACTAATCTGGGGCAGTACTCGAAAGCCTTGGAGTTTTTTAATCAAGCTTTAGCCATTCGTCAAGAAATTGGTGACAAGCCGGGGAAAGGGGTGACTCTTAACAATATTGGGGCAGTTTATGTTGAGCTGGGGCAGTATATAAAAGCTTTGGAGTTTTATCAACAAGCTTTAGCCATTCGCAAAGAAGTTGGCGATGAGGCGGGGGAAGGGATAACTCTCAGCAATATTGGATTGGTTTACGCCAAGCTAGGACAGTACCCGAAAGCGTTGGAGTTTTATCAACAAGCTTTAGCGATTGGCAAAGAAATTGGCGACAAGGCAGGGCAAGGGGTAACTCTCAACAATATTGGGTTAGTTTACGACAACCTGGGACAGTACGAAAAAGCGTTGGAGTTTTATCAACAAGCTTTAGCGATTGGCAAAGAAATTGGCGACAAGGCAGGGGAAGCAAACACTCTCAGCAACATCGGGATAGTTCACCGCAAGTTAAATCAGTACCCGAAAGCGTTGGAGTTCTATCAACAAGCTTTAGCAATTCGCACAAAAATTGGCGATAAGGCAGGGGAAGGGACAACCCTCGATAACATGGGGGGAGTTTACTATAAACGGGGACAGTACGAAAAAGCCTTGGAGTTTTATCAACAAGCTTTAGCGATTCGCAGAGACGTTGGCGACAAGGCAGGGGAAGGGACAACCCTCAATAATATTGGGGCAGTTTACTACGACCAGAAACAGTACCCAAAAGCCTTGGAATTTTATCAACAAGCTTTATCGATTGTTAAAGAAATTGGCGACAAGCCAGGGGAAGGTTTAACCCTCAATAATATTGGTTTGCTTTTAGAAGAACAGAAACAGCCAGAATTAGCGATCGCTTTCTTGAAACAATCCGTCAATGTCACGGAAGCCATTCGCAAAGATTTAAGAAGCCTGCCAAAAGAGCAACAGCAGTCTTATACCGAAACCGTTGCAGCCACCTATCGCCGTCTTGCTGACCTTTTGCTCAAAGAAAACCGGGTACTCGAAGCGCAACGAGTCCTCGACTTGCTCAAAGTTCAAGAACTCGACGATTACCTCCGTACCGTACAAGGGAACGAAAATACAAAACCGGGGGTGGAATATTTACCTTTAGAAGAGCGACTTTTGAGTGAGTATAATACTGAATTGGCTTCTGTTGTCCAAATCGGTAAAGAACTACAGAAACTCCAGAAAATTCCCGCAAGCGATCGCACCCCTGAGCAGGAACAGCGCCGACGGCAGATTGAAACCGCTCAGCGGGCAACAACTCGAAAATTTCTCGATTTCATCGGTTCTCCCCAAATTGTCGCCCTTGTCGGGCAACTGAACCAAACTACAGGCGGCGAAAACCTCAGCCCACAAATGCTTGTAGGTTTACAGGACAATCTCAAGAAACTGGCACAAGATGCCGTTCTTCTCTATCCGCTGATTCTCGAAGACCGCCTGGAACTGGTACTCATTACCCCCTACGCGCCTCCGATTCATCAAACTGTCCCCGTCAAAAGAGAAGAACTCAACCGCACCATTGTCGATTTTCGCTCAGCTTTGAAAAATCCGAACGCGAATGCGAAAGAACCTGCCCAAAAACTCTACAATTGGCTCATTCAACCGATAGAAGCTGCCCTTAAAGAAGCGAACGCCCAGACTATTATCTATGCCCCAGACGGGCAACTGCGTTACATTCCCCTAGCGGCTTTGTATGACGGCAATCAGTGGTTGGTGCAGAAGTACCGCGTCAATAATATCACTGCCTTGAGTCTGATCGAGTGGGACAAGAAACCCCAAGCGCCTAAGATTTTAGCGGGTGCGTTCAGTCAGGGAAATTACAGCTTTCAAGTCGGCGATCGCAACTTCAACTTTGGAGGATTGCGCTTTGCAGGGAAGGAAGTCGAAAACTTGGTGGCGATGCTTCCCAGCACGACAGGTTTACTCAATCGGGACTTTAGCGAAAAGGAGATATTAGCCCGGATTAGCGATTATTCTATCCTTCACTTCGCGACTCATGCCGCTTTTGTCACGGGTAAACCAGAAGATTCGTTTATTTTATTTGGCAATGGCGATCGCGCAAATTTCCGCGATGTCGAAACTTGGCCTTTGAAAAACACCGATCTGGTCGTACTTTCTGCCTGTGAAACCGGAGTCGGCGGTCAATTAGGTGATGGGAAAGAGATTTTAGGCTTTGGGTACCTGATGCAAAAGGCGGGTGCGAGGGCGGCGATCGCGTCTTTGTGGACGGTCGATGATGGCGGTACCCAAGCACTGATGAATGCTTTCTATACCGCTTTAGAAAATGGCAATACCCCAAAAGCTGAATCCCTCCGCCAAGCACAAATCGCCTTGATTACCGGCGACTATACAGCTTTGGGTCAAGAACGGGGCATTTTTGTCGTCGAACGGATTCGAGATATACCCGGTAATGTTAGCGATCGCCTTAGCCACCCTTATTATTGGGCACCCTTCATCTTAATTGGCAATGGTCTATAA
- a CDS encoding glycosyltransferase family 4 protein, translating to MRIAQVAPLWERVPPPAYGGIELVVGLLCDELVRRGHEVTLFASGDSISLAKLESVHPQALRLDSSVKEYSIYEMLQLSRVYEQADKFDIIHSHMGCAALPYANLVKTPTVHTLHGIFTPDNEKLFMHARRQPFISISNDQREPRLNLNCVATVYNGINPTIYEFYPQPDNPPYLAFLGRISPEKGPHLAIEIAKRSGWHLKMAGKVDVVDVEYFEQEIKPHIDGKQIEYLGEANHVQKNALMGGAVATLFPITWREPFGLVMIESMASGTPVIAMKMGSTPEVIAHGKTGFLTHNVEEAIAAIDKAAQLNRYACREHVQTHFSVQQMTDGYEAVYQQILAERFSQNGHVRSQSKLRSTH from the coding sequence ATGAGAATTGCACAGGTGGCCCCTTTATGGGAGCGTGTTCCACCTCCAGCCTATGGCGGCATTGAATTAGTTGTCGGGTTACTTTGCGATGAATTAGTCCGGCGCGGTCATGAGGTCACTTTGTTTGCATCTGGTGATTCCATCAGTCTCGCTAAATTAGAATCTGTTCATCCACAGGCACTCCGTTTAGACTCCTCAGTGAAGGAATATAGCATTTACGAAATGCTGCAATTGAGTCGAGTCTACGAGCAAGCAGATAAGTTTGATATCATTCACTCTCACATGGGCTGCGCTGCCTTGCCTTATGCGAATCTGGTAAAAACGCCTACTGTTCACACCCTGCATGGCATTTTTACCCCAGACAATGAAAAGCTGTTTATGCACGCCCGTCGTCAACCTTTCATTAGTATCTCCAATGACCAGCGGGAACCCAGACTAAATCTGAACTGCGTCGCTACAGTTTATAACGGCATCAATCCAACGATTTATGAGTTTTACCCCCAGCCGGATAACCCCCCTTACTTGGCTTTTCTAGGTCGAATCTCACCGGAAAAAGGGCCGCATTTGGCAATAGAAATTGCTAAGCGTTCTGGCTGGCACTTAAAGATGGCAGGGAAAGTGGATGTCGTTGATGTGGAATATTTTGAGCAGGAAATCAAGCCTCACATCGATGGCAAGCAGATTGAATATTTGGGTGAAGCAAACCATGTTCAAAAGAATGCATTGATGGGAGGGGCTGTTGCAACTTTGTTCCCAATTACCTGGCGCGAACCGTTTGGGTTAGTAATGATTGAATCGATGGCATCGGGAACGCCAGTGATTGCCATGAAGATGGGTTCTACGCCAGAAGTGATTGCTCACGGGAAGACAGGCTTTTTGACCCATAACGTTGAAGAAGCGATCGCTGCAATTGATAAAGCCGCCCAATTAAACCGCTACGCTTGTCGAGAACACGTGCAAACCCACTTCAGCGTCCAACAGATGACTGATGGTTACGAAGCAGTTTATCAACAAATCTTGGCAGAGCGCTTTTCGCAAAATGGTCACGTCCGCAGTCAATCTAAATTGCGTAGCACCCATTAA
- a CDS encoding Hsp20/alpha crystallin family protein, producing MALIRWQPFREIETLRRQFDELFEELARGNRESEMTWTPLIELQDMDNNLIFRAQLPGLEAKDIDVQVTRDAVSISGEHRSENKVEEKGYFRSEFRYGKFQRMIPLPVHIQNERVQADFQNGVLTLTLPKVEEAQRRVVRLNLGESQGAGSVSVAMRDRAIAMPKEIAGANASTTASTTVEANSEQGNGHNDQAQAESAIAC from the coding sequence ATGGCACTAATACGTTGGCAACCATTCCGCGAAATAGAAACCTTACGCCGTCAATTTGACGAACTGTTTGAGGAACTTGCAAGAGGCAACCGCGAGTCTGAGATGACTTGGACGCCTTTGATTGAACTTCAAGATATGGATAACAACCTCATTTTTAGGGCGCAACTCCCTGGTTTAGAAGCTAAGGATATCGATGTCCAAGTGACTCGTGATGCAGTTTCAATTTCGGGGGAACACCGCTCTGAAAACAAGGTTGAAGAGAAAGGATATTTCCGCTCAGAATTTCGCTACGGTAAATTCCAACGGATGATTCCTTTGCCGGTTCATATCCAAAACGAGCGGGTACAAGCTGACTTCCAGAATGGCGTTTTAACGCTGACGCTTCCTAAGGTGGAAGAAGCACAACGCCGAGTAGTCAGACTTAATTTGGGTGAAAGCCAAGGCGCTGGAAGCGTTAGCGTAGCCATGCGCGATCGCGCGATAGCGATGCCAAAGGAAATCGCTGGAGCAAATGCTTCCACAACTGCTTCAACAACTGTAGAAGCGAACAGCGAACAAGGTAACGGTCATAACGACCAAGCTCAAGCTGAATCAGCGATCGCTTGCTAA
- a CDS encoding DUF1614 domain-containing protein, translating to MIYLPVSLLLFILFLLLLPFLWFALAVDVVQIAVAKLGFSPGMAVLLLTAVILGSTINIPLYRVESQADLLDDFTSFWLRQFWGIPLRKVRRSTVVALNVGGGLIPLVVALYQFTRADPLFIVLVTAIVTLVSYYGAKVVPGIGIQMSPLLAPLTAALSAIVIAGVHAAPVAFAGGVLGTLIGADLLHLKEIQAMTPGVLSIGGAGVFDGIALCGLFALLLT from the coding sequence ATGATTTATCTTCCAGTCTCCCTACTTCTATTTATCCTGTTCCTGCTGCTACTACCTTTTCTTTGGTTTGCTTTAGCGGTGGATGTGGTGCAAATTGCGGTAGCCAAGCTAGGATTTTCTCCCGGTATGGCTGTTTTATTACTAACAGCAGTTATTCTGGGCAGCACTATCAATATCCCCCTCTATCGAGTGGAATCCCAAGCTGACTTGCTCGATGACTTTACCTCCTTCTGGTTAAGGCAATTCTGGGGGATTCCTCTGAGGAAAGTGCGGCGTTCAACTGTCGTAGCTTTAAATGTGGGGGGTGGATTAATTCCGCTAGTTGTGGCGCTGTACCAATTTACCCGTGCAGATCCGCTTTTCATTGTCCTAGTGACTGCAATTGTCACGCTGGTTAGCTACTACGGGGCAAAAGTGGTGCCGGGAATTGGTATTCAAATGAGTCCATTACTGGCTCCCCTGACCGCTGCGCTGTCTGCCATTGTGATTGCAGGGGTTCATGCTGCTCCTGTCGCGTTTGCTGGGGGCGTATTGGGAACGTTGATTGGTGCGGATTTGCTGCATCTGAAGGAAATTCAAGCAATGACACCAGGAGTGCTAAGTATCGGCGGAGCCGGAGTCTTTGATGGCATTGCTTTATGCGGTCTTTTTGCCTTGCTGTTGACTTAA